Sequence from the Deltaproteobacteria bacterium genome:
AACCCTTATTTTCATTGCCCCGCTTCCCAGTAACGCCGCCTCGATAACAGCATCCACCGCCTTTTTCAACTGAGCCGCGGATTCAAGGATCTTTCCAGTCAGCGCATCCCGGTCCGCCCTTTCGGATGTCTGCAAAAGGATGTCGGCATACCCCTGGATGGAAGTGAGGGGTTCATCAAAGCCGCGGCTAGCGGAAGCCACGAGCACCTCGGCCTCCTGCGCGACGCGCTTGGCGGTCAAGGCCTCGTCTCGCTGCTGCTTAAGCTTTATCTTTTCCAAAGCCCGCTTCAACTCCAGGTCCAACACGTCAAAATCAACCGGCTTTTGAACAAAACCAGACCCGCCGATCTTCATAAACTCCACCGCCAGATGGATACTCCCGTGGGCCGTGAACATAATAACCGGCGGCGGTTTTTCAAACAGCTTTCCCATCAGCTCGAAGGTGGCCATGCCATCTAGGCCGGGCATGAGCTGGTCAAGCAGGATCAGGTCAAAAGGCTCCCCGGTTTCTGGTTGGAGCATTTCCAGGGCCTCTTGTCCGCCTTCAACCGCCCTGACTTCATAACCCAGCTCTTCAAGACGCTGCGTCATCAGATACCGGATTGTGGGGGCGTCATCTACGACTAGAATCCGCTTTTTTTTCTCCTGAACCATCTTTGGTTCCCGTTGCACATTCACTCAATAATCGGGGCTGCCTCGGTCTTGAGGCAAGTTCTCGCCCCTTTTGTTAAAACATAACTCCAATGGCGGCGGCTCATCAGACTGTTTACCCTGCCTAAGGATATAACTCTTTAATATTTAAGAAAAATAAAAATTTTTCACAGAAATTAACCGAAAGAAATTTGAGGCATGATTTTTCCGGAGGCGAGGCCGGTCAGCATTACCGGAAAGGGCTTGAAGAAAAAATAATGATGATTTTTTTAAGGATGCAATGCAAAGAACCTGTTTTATGAACAAAAGGAATTGATTCCACGCCCTGTTTTATATATCTTTTTTAATACAGGTCTTGCATTAAAGTTTTAAGGAGAATTCATGGAGAAAAAGATACAGAAAATCAGGCTGGATCAGGGTGAGGCCGAGCTTTACCAGAACCTTGAAAAATATCGAAAAAAGGCCCTTGAATTAGGAGCGAGCCAGGCGGTTATCGTGAGCCGGGAGGAGATACCGGTGGACGAGCGCGTTACCCTGAAATGTCAGGTACCCAGATGTTTCGGATACGGCACGAGCGTTCACTGCCCTCCCCATACCCTGAAACCGGCCCAGCTCAGAGAATACCTGAAAAAATACAAGTGGGCCGTATTCTTTATTAAAGAGATTCCTCCCCGCGTCATTGTCAGAGACAAAAGCACTATCAAGGAGCGGGTAAAGGCCTTCCAGGAAGTTTTCAAGATCGTCACCGAGATCGAATCCATGGCCTTTTATGATGGTAATTATCTGGCCTTCGGCTTTGCGGCCGGATCATGCCGGCACACCTTTTGCGCCTTGGAAAAAAGCTGCCAGGCCCTGGAAGGACGGAGATGCAAGTTTTCTTTAAGAGCCAGGCCCTCCATGGAAGCGGTTGGTATTGACGTTTACAAAATGGTCGCGTCCCAGGGATGGGACATCTATCCCATTGGAAGCAATGCCAGACCGGAAGACATTCCAAAAGGGAACCTGGCCGGGATCGTTATCGTGTATTGAAAAAAGATTCTCGACGGAGAAAAACAAGCAGGTCAAAGATTATAGTGGTTGTCAAAAATATGTTTGAATGAATACTAGAGTATCAAAATCGAGATTCGCTGCACTTCTAAGAAACTATTTCTCCTGTTTCAGGATTTAATAGCATGAAACCCATTGAATTTGCACGTTTTTTTAAATTATATCTGACCCGTTGTTTATAAGCGCGTTCATAGTAGCCCTGGCCTTTATTGACATATGAAAGACCGGTTATAAATTTCAGGGCCTGTCTTCATGAAAAAATAACCCTGGATATCCCGTGCGGGAGCACGGGGTTCTTTACTAACGATGGCGCCAACACTCATCATTGAACCCTCGAACCACATCACTTCACTTACCCTGAAAGAAAATGATATAATCCTTAAACAAGTTCATAAATAAATCTGGCAAGGATTGGCAGGGGCGGTGTTTCCTCTGTCTGACAGGACAATTAGCGAGATATATGCCGTAAAGGAAATTAATGATGATGGTGGTCAAAGATATCCCCATAGCCGTTTATTTTCAAATTGCAAATATTATAAAAAATCAAATTCTTACGCATGAGTTGACTCCCGGCGCCAAGCTCCCGACTGAGAATCAGATGGCCGAAAAGTATGATGTCTCTCGGCTGACCGTACGCAAGGCGCTGGGGATGCTGATTGAAGAGAATT
This genomic interval carries:
- a CDS encoding response regulator; translation: MVQEKKKRILVVDDAPTIRYLMTQRLEELGYEVRAVEGGQEALEMLQPETGEPFDLILLDQLMPGLDGMATFELMGKLFEKPPPVIMFTAHGSIHLAVEFMKIGGSGFVQKPVDFDVLDLELKRALEKIKLKQQRDEALTAKRVAQEAEVLVASASRGFDEPLTSIQGYADILLQTSERADRDALTGKILESAAQLKKAVDAVIEAALLGSGAMKIRVENVSLEEITPLILPEVERKAGAKGLRMRREIQAGLPAFQANRDELKRILRHLLENAVKFTGKGGITFQAEEEDEKIILSVIDTGIGIEERHLPTLFDGLRSGGIGGPGLCINRMLVELMGGEIEVESEFGRGTKFTLKLKKAVQPNQTPAKDRPGG
- a CDS encoding DUF2284 domain-containing protein; this translates as MEKKIQKIRLDQGEAELYQNLEKYRKKALELGASQAVIVSREEIPVDERVTLKCQVPRCFGYGTSVHCPPHTLKPAQLREYLKKYKWAVFFIKEIPPRVIVRDKSTIKERVKAFQEVFKIVTEIESMAFYDGNYLAFGFAAGSCRHTFCALEKSCQALEGRRCKFSLRARPSMEAVGIDVYKMVASQGWDIYPIGSNARPEDIPKGNLAGIVIVY